The Tursiops truncatus isolate mTurTru1 chromosome 6, mTurTru1.mat.Y, whole genome shotgun sequence genome includes a window with the following:
- the LOC109547309 gene encoding heterogeneous nuclear ribonucleoprotein A1-like produces the protein MSKSESPKEPEQLRKLFIGGLSFETTDESLRSHFEQWGTLTDCVVMRDPNTKRSRGFRFVTYATVEEVDAAMNARPHKVDGRVVEPKRAVSREDSQRPGAHLTVKKIFVGGIKEDTEEHHLRDYFEQYGKIEVIEIMTDRGSGKKRGFAFVTFDDHDSVDKIVIQKYHTENGHNCEVRKALSKQEMANASSSQRGRSGSGNFGGGRGGGFGGNDNFGCGGNFSGRGGFGGSRGGGGYGGSGDGYNGFGNDGSNFGGGGSYNDFGSYNNQSSNFGPMKEGNFGGRSSGPYGGGGQYFAKPRNQGGYGGSSSSSSYGSGRRF, from the coding sequence ATGTCTAAGTCAGAGTCACCCAAAGAGCCCGAACAGCTGCGGAAGCTCTTCATCGGAGGTTTGAGCTTTGAAACAACCGATGAGAGTCTGAGGAGCCATTTTGAGCAGTGGGGAACGCTCACAGATTGTGTGGTAATGAGGGATCCAAACACCAAACGCTCCAGAGGCTTCAGGTTTGTCACATATGCCACTGTGGAGGAGGTGGATGCGGCCATGAATGCAAGGCCACACAAGGTGGATGGAAGAGTTGTGGAACCAAAGAGGGCCGTCTCAAGAGAAGATTCTCAAAGACCTGGTGCCCACTTaactgtgaaaaagatttttgttGGTGGCATTAAAGAAGATACTGAAGAACATCATCTAAGAGATTATTTTGAACAGTATGGGAAAATTGAAGTGATTGAAATCATGACTGACCGAGGCAGTGGCAAAAAGAGAGGCTTTGCTTTTGTAACCTTTGATGACCATGACTCTGTAGACAAGATTGTCATTCAGAAATACCACACTGAGAATGGCCACAACTGTGAAGTAAGGAAAGCCCTATCTAAGCAAGAGATGGCTAATGCTTCATCCAGCCAAAGAGGTCGAAGTGGTTCTGGAAACTTTGGTGGTGGTCGTGGAGGTGGTTTTGGTGGGAATGACAACTTTGGTTGTGGAGGAAACTTCAGCGGTCGAGGTGGCTTTGGTGGCAGCCGCGGTGGTGGTGGATATGGTGGCAGTGGGGACGGCTATAATGGATTTGGTAATGATGGAAGCAATTTTGGAGGTGGTGGAAGCTACAACGATTTTGGCAGCTACAACAATCAGTCTTCAAATTTTGGACCCATGAAAGAAGGAAACTTTGGAGGCAGAAGTTCTGGCCCCTATGGTGGTGGAGGCCAATACTTTGCCAAACCCCGAAACCAAGGTGGCTATGGTggttccagcagcagcagtagctatGGCAGTGGCAGAAGGTTTTGA